The following coding sequences are from one Scomber japonicus isolate fScoJap1 chromosome 3, fScoJap1.pri, whole genome shotgun sequence window:
- the LOC128355137 gene encoding dual specificity calcium/calmodulin-dependent 3',5'-cyclic nucleotide phosphodiesterase 1B-like has protein sequence MAELVRIRKKRLQIPISRLRSMLKQLEEKDVDFEEIKKNLDFTASLLEAVYLDGSRQCLDSEDDLQQLQSDGVPSEVTDWLASTFTQRVRRPVRRSDEKPKFRSIVHAVQAGIFVERMFKRAYTAAMPDQPAEVVNCLRDVDRWSFDVFALNAASSDHALQTLFFELITRYELNSRFKIPISCLTEFLSAVERGYCKHNNPYHSHVHAADVTQTLHCLLLRSGLVHWLTELEVMAALFAAAIHDYEHTGTTNNFHIHTKSEFALIYNDRSVQESHHLSAAFRLLQNDQMNIFINLTREEWMELRSLVIEMVLSTDMSSHLLQVKAMKSCLQQQERIDKSKALSLLLHTADISHPSKPWVLHSRWTKALMEEFFRQGDREAELGLPFSPLCDRKSTLVAESQIGFIDFIVYPTFSLLTDMAEKIVIPLVEENPGPPDPCNRHSNLWKESSRGLQWSLAHITAELVSFRSTWTRHTEDNKLKWKESGSNGFSDPSVTKEQRARQAELSEKSLQDPSKDTK, from the exons ATGGCTGAACTAGTGCGAATCCGTAAGAAAAGGCTGCAGATCCCCATCTCTAG GCTGAGGAGCATGCTGAAACAGCTGGAGGAGAAAGATGTTGACTTTGAGGAAATCAAAAAGAATTTGGATTTTACAGCATCGTTACTGGAGGCCGTTTACCTCGATGGATCTAG GCAATGCCTGGACTCTGAGGATGAcctccagcagctgcagtcagatGGGGTTCCTTCAGAGGTCACTGATTGGTTGGCATCCACCTTCACCCAAAGGGTTCGACGCCCAGTACGACGCTCAGATGAAAAGCCCAAGTTCCGCAGTATCGTGCACGCAGTGCAGGCTGGGATATTTGTAGAGAG AATGTTCAAGAGGGCCTACACAGCAGCCATGCCAGACCAACCTGCAGAGGTGGTAAACTGCCTCAGG GATGTTGACCGCTGGAGCTTTGACGTGTTTGCTCTGAACGCCGCTAGCTCTGATCATGCACTACAAACTCTGTTTTTTGAACTGATCACCAGATATGAGCTCAACAGTCGCTTTAAG ATCCCAATCTCGTGCCTGACAGAGTTTCTGTCTGCAGTGGAGAGAGGATACTGCAAACACAACAACCCCTACCACAGCCATGTTCATGCTGCTGACGTGACTCAGACGCTGCACTGCCTGCTGCTGCGTTCTGGACTTGTG CATTGGTTGACAGAGCTTGAGGTGATGGCAGCGCTATTTGCAGCAGCCATTCATGACTACGAACACACAGGAACCACAAACAACTTTCACATCCACACAAA GTCAGAGTTTGCATTGATCTACAATGACCGGTCGGTGCAGGAAAGTCATCACCTGAGTGCAGCATTCCGCCTGCTTCAGAATGATCAAATGAATATCTTCATTAACTTGACACGAGAGGAATGGAT GGAGCTGCGATCACTTGTTATAGAGATGGTATTATCCACAGACATGTCCTCCCACCTACTCCAAGTTAAAGCCATGAAATCCTGTCTACAGCAACAAGAACG GATTGACAAGTCCAAAGCACTGTCTCTGTTACTCCACACAGCTGACATAAGCCATCCATCCAAGCCCTGGGTACTGCACTCTCGATGGACTAAAGCCCTGATGGAGGAGTTTTTCAGGCAG GGTGATAGAGAGGCAGAGCTCGGCCTGCCCTTCTCTCCTTTGTGCGATCGAAAAAGCACCCTGGTAGCTGAGTCCCAGATTG GTTTCATTGACTTCATTGTGTATCCTACTTTCTCTCTGCTGACCGACATGGCTGAAAAGATTGTTATTCCTTTGGTGGAGGAGAACCCCGGTCCACCAGACCCCTGCAACagacacag TAATCTTTGGAAAGAGAGCTCCAGAGGTCTGCAGTGGAGTCTGGCCCACATCACAGCTGAGCTGGTGAGCTTTCGCTCCACATGGACACGACACACCGAAGACAACAAGCtcaaatggaaggaaagtggCTCCAATG GATTTTCAGATCCCAGTGTGACAAAAGAGCAGAGAGCCAGA